Proteins from a genomic interval of Siniperca chuatsi isolate FFG_IHB_CAS linkage group LG10, ASM2008510v1, whole genome shotgun sequence:
- the zmp:0000000926 gene encoding genetic suppressor element 1 isoform X2 has translation MSKLSDTCYAKAPGKVGERRGSGSPAWRDDPLSTALPHHSRWLRGEGPLSLPPSPSSSSTSSFKTPFPADSREMWSYINSGRRDNSSSLFTPSYLFSHHSLYTQDPSLVEARHRYLGKRPNGLDGPGSRTASTSRPLLTGEYGNDSSRIRLDVNPHSSHTNGGRRHQEDLTSRVHSGGPFLSDSQAQEGPEPHSSLQDRHPHGIVKTSSNLLSPSPHPLGPVPRAGRGGLLDPLGATPAEAQIYYSLGSVCHPSPQAQACPFYSPSGTPLYNLHREPGPRQHNLRNSPHSPLGLPNSHDRTQRDRERDRDRDQERDKVLQRDRERGKDKERHLQHDKDQERDSERERRRDRERDRGRELSPSHLHTSSPGLHPSPPALLPHFTKGSLIELASGRLKRVEELRTEDFMRSADTSPEFHLSTCTVLLISPSSTQGFSHLQVHLTDRNTQELLKVLVEYPFFVQDRGWSSCCPQRTTQLYGLPCRQLVEGDVCLALTPTPTQTHRTHTRTGSRAHRMQLPSRAAGESSSSHREEMPPPPPPPPLPHHPPPTTLTPPRALAAVPPTQEQPRPRKRRWSAPDTIPPPGTDESLLDLPHGSKLMKWQ, from the exons ATGAGTAAACTCTCTGATACCTGCTACGCAAAGGCACCCGGCAAG GTCGGTGAGAGGAGGGGCTCAGGGTCTCCTGCCTGGAGAGATGATCCTCTCTCCACAGCCCTGCCCCACCACTCCAGGTGGCTTAGAGGGGAAGGGCCCCTCTCCTTGCCACCTTCcccatcttcctcctccacttcctcctttAAGACTCCCTTCCCAGCCGATTCTAGAGAAATGTGGTCCTACATTAACAGCGGGCGGCGGGACAATAGCTCCTCTCTCTTCACCCCGTCGTACTTGTTTAGCCACCACTCTCTCTACACTCAAGATCCAAGCTTAGTTGAAGCCAGACACAGGTACCTGGGCAAGAGGCCGAACGGCCTGGATGGGCCAGGCAGCAGGACTGCCTCAACCTCCAGGCCTCTGCTCACAGGAGAATATGGGAACGATAGCAGCAGAATCAGGCTGGACGTCAACCCACACAGCTCCCATACCAACGGTGGACGGAGACATCAGGAGGATCTAACATCCCGTGTCCATTCTGGAGGGCCATTTTTGTCAGACTCTCAAGCTCAGGAGGGCCCTGAGCCACATTCCTCACTGCAGGACAGACATCCGCATGGGATAGTTAAGACCAGCTCCAATTTACTTTCTCCCAGTCCCCATCCCCTGGGACCAGTCCCCAGGGCAGGTAGAGGGGGACTATTGGACCCCCTAGGGGCCACACCAGCTGAAGCCCAGATCTACTACTCCTTGGGATCAGTGTGCCACCCCAGCCCTCAGGCCCAGGCCTGCCCATTCTACAGCCCCTCAGGAACACCTCTGTACAACCTACACAGGGAGCCAGGCCCCAGGCAGCACAATCTAAGGAACTCACCTCACTCACCCCTGGGTCTGCCTAACAGCCATGACAGGACACAAAGAGACCGGGAAAGAGACCGGGACAGAGAccaagaaagagacaaagtcCTACAAAGGGACAGGGAGCGAGGTAAAGACAAAGAGAGGCACCTACAACATGACAAAGACCAAGAAAGAGACAGTGAGCGCGAGAGGCGAcgggacagagaaagagacagagggagagagttaTCTCCTTCCCATCTTCACACCTCATCCCCGGGCCTTCACCCATCTCCCCCTGCGCTCCTACCTCACTTCACCAAGGGTTCTCTGATTGAGTTGGCCAGTGGGCGGTTAAAGCGGGTGGAGGAGCTGCGGACCGAGGACTTCATGAGGAGTGCAGATACCTCTCCAGAGTTCCACCTCAGCACCTGCACTGTGCTGCTGATTTCCCCCAGCAGTACACAAGGCTTCAGCCACCTGCAGGTCCACCTCACAGACCGCAACACTCAG GAGTTACTGAAGGTCTTGGTGGAGTATCCGTTCTTTGTGCAGGACCGAGGCTGGTCTTCTTGCTGTCCCCAGAGAACCACACAGCTGTATGGCCTACCCTGCCGCCAGCTCGTGGAGGGGGACGTCTGTCTGGCTCTCACCCCCACACCCACCCAAACCCACCGGACACACACGCGTACCGGCTCCAGGGCCCATCGCATGCAACTCCCCTCCAGGGCTGCAGGAGAGTCCAGCAGCTCGCACAGGGAGGAGAtgccacctccacctcctcctccccctcttcctcacCACCCACCTCCTACCACGCTGACCCCTCCACGTGCTTTGGCTGCAGTCCCTCCCACTCAGGAGCAGCCGCGTCCACGCAAACGGCGCTGGTCTGCCCCGGACACAATTCCCCCACCTGGAACTGATGAAAGCCTCCTGGATTTACCTCATGGCTCCAAGCTAATGAAGTGGCAGTAG
- the zmp:0000000926 gene encoding ataxin-1-like isoform X1 produces MNPSPDRGKECLPPKKRESRQGSTEHHVPLDEFKPPVPLRSRSSAGGGEGSREASDRDRAQINPNLHLLHTPPPLPAPAPGLPLPLPWHLSYSPSVSLPLFPGQVGERRGSGSPAWRDDPLSTALPHHSRWLRGEGPLSLPPSPSSSSTSSFKTPFPADSREMWSYINSGRRDNSSSLFTPSYLFSHHSLYTQDPSLVEARHRYLGKRPNGLDGPGSRTASTSRPLLTGEYGNDSSRIRLDVNPHSSHTNGGRRHQEDLTSRVHSGGPFLSDSQAQEGPEPHSSLQDRHPHGIVKTSSNLLSPSPHPLGPVPRAGRGGLLDPLGATPAEAQIYYSLGSVCHPSPQAQACPFYSPSGTPLYNLHREPGPRQHNLRNSPHSPLGLPNSHDRTQRDRERDRDRDQERDKVLQRDRERGKDKERHLQHDKDQERDSERERRRDRERDRGRELSPSHLHTSSPGLHPSPPALLPHFTKGSLIELASGRLKRVEELRTEDFMRSADTSPEFHLSTCTVLLISPSSTQGFSHLQVHLTDRNTQELLKVLVEYPFFVQDRGWSSCCPQRTTQLYGLPCRQLVEGDVCLALTPTPTQTHRTHTRTGSRAHRMQLPSRAAGESSSSHREEMPPPPPPPPLPHHPPPTTLTPPRALAAVPPTQEQPRPRKRRWSAPDTIPPPGTDESLLDLPHGSKLMKWQ; encoded by the exons ATGAATCCCAGCCCCGACCGCGGCAAAGAGTGCCTCCCTCCAAAGAAGAGGGAGTCTCGGCAAGGATCAACAGAACACCACGTCCCCCTGGATGAGTTTAAACCCCCTGTGCCGCTCCGGAGTCGGTCCAGTgcagggggaggggagggaagcAGGGAGGCCAGCGACAGGGACCGAGCTCAGATTAACCCAAACCTCCATCTCCTACATACTCCTCCACCCCTTCCTGCTCCAGCACCAGGCCTCCCCTTGCCCCTACCATGGCACCTGAGCtactctccctctgtctctctcccccttttcccAGGTCAGGTCGGTGAGAGGAGGGGCTCAGGGTCTCCTGCCTGGAGAGATGATCCTCTCTCCACAGCCCTGCCCCACCACTCCAGGTGGCTTAGAGGGGAAGGGCCCCTCTCCTTGCCACCTTCcccatcttcctcctccacttcctcctttAAGACTCCCTTCCCAGCCGATTCTAGAGAAATGTGGTCCTACATTAACAGCGGGCGGCGGGACAATAGCTCCTCTCTCTTCACCCCGTCGTACTTGTTTAGCCACCACTCTCTCTACACTCAAGATCCAAGCTTAGTTGAAGCCAGACACAGGTACCTGGGCAAGAGGCCGAACGGCCTGGATGGGCCAGGCAGCAGGACTGCCTCAACCTCCAGGCCTCTGCTCACAGGAGAATATGGGAACGATAGCAGCAGAATCAGGCTGGACGTCAACCCACACAGCTCCCATACCAACGGTGGACGGAGACATCAGGAGGATCTAACATCCCGTGTCCATTCTGGAGGGCCATTTTTGTCAGACTCTCAAGCTCAGGAGGGCCCTGAGCCACATTCCTCACTGCAGGACAGACATCCGCATGGGATAGTTAAGACCAGCTCCAATTTACTTTCTCCCAGTCCCCATCCCCTGGGACCAGTCCCCAGGGCAGGTAGAGGGGGACTATTGGACCCCCTAGGGGCCACACCAGCTGAAGCCCAGATCTACTACTCCTTGGGATCAGTGTGCCACCCCAGCCCTCAGGCCCAGGCCTGCCCATTCTACAGCCCCTCAGGAACACCTCTGTACAACCTACACAGGGAGCCAGGCCCCAGGCAGCACAATCTAAGGAACTCACCTCACTCACCCCTGGGTCTGCCTAACAGCCATGACAGGACACAAAGAGACCGGGAAAGAGACCGGGACAGAGAccaagaaagagacaaagtcCTACAAAGGGACAGGGAGCGAGGTAAAGACAAAGAGAGGCACCTACAACATGACAAAGACCAAGAAAGAGACAGTGAGCGCGAGAGGCGAcgggacagagaaagagacagagggagagagttaTCTCCTTCCCATCTTCACACCTCATCCCCGGGCCTTCACCCATCTCCCCCTGCGCTCCTACCTCACTTCACCAAGGGTTCTCTGATTGAGTTGGCCAGTGGGCGGTTAAAGCGGGTGGAGGAGCTGCGGACCGAGGACTTCATGAGGAGTGCAGATACCTCTCCAGAGTTCCACCTCAGCACCTGCACTGTGCTGCTGATTTCCCCCAGCAGTACACAAGGCTTCAGCCACCTGCAGGTCCACCTCACAGACCGCAACACTCAG GAGTTACTGAAGGTCTTGGTGGAGTATCCGTTCTTTGTGCAGGACCGAGGCTGGTCTTCTTGCTGTCCCCAGAGAACCACACAGCTGTATGGCCTACCCTGCCGCCAGCTCGTGGAGGGGGACGTCTGTCTGGCTCTCACCCCCACACCCACCCAAACCCACCGGACACACACGCGTACCGGCTCCAGGGCCCATCGCATGCAACTCCCCTCCAGGGCTGCAGGAGAGTCCAGCAGCTCGCACAGGGAGGAGAtgccacctccacctcctcctccccctcttcctcacCACCCACCTCCTACCACGCTGACCCCTCCACGTGCTTTGGCTGCAGTCCCTCCCACTCAGGAGCAGCCGCGTCCACGCAAACGGCGCTGGTCTGCCCCGGACACAATTCCCCCACCTGGAACTGATGAAAGCCTCCTGGATTTACCTCATGGCTCCAAGCTAATGAAGTGGCAGTAG